The Pseudofrankia inefficax genome window below encodes:
- a CDS encoding MGMT family protein, protein MTLLFKVNGAKATALPAVSLAEAGLSERADLQEWVLANPAILGDDVMVVTSEYDQWTGSDGLRARDRLDILGLSTAGRLVVVELKRDAAPGDTHLQAINYAAMVSGFTLDTLADAHATWLTRRGNPTDRDSARALLLEHLGGGELDPELLRKPRIMLIAGAFPRQVTNTAVWLSQFDLIVELVEVAAWRSDDGFLAGFNRLWPTTGAEEFTLSPMARADAERVSQKEVQRSRAASAVRRLIDAETLADGTTLRLTLSAVPAAQRAKLDQWIQQEPSRGRAAWQNDPKGPLRWEADGGIWTPTRLVLHILAQATGSAPESVRGPIWWEVEAGHSLADLAEAVPGQSRRDWSDLHACLDALPAGRWTTYGDLAQVVATKAQPLGQHIATCPSCQNRWRVLDADGTVAADFKWPDPSRADTPQQVLESEGITFTNGTADPSVRLSLTDVANLLRRAS, encoded by the coding sequence ATGACATTGCTGTTCAAGGTCAATGGCGCCAAGGCGACGGCGCTGCCCGCAGTCTCGCTGGCTGAGGCCGGGCTGAGCGAGCGGGCCGACCTGCAGGAGTGGGTGCTCGCCAATCCCGCAATCCTCGGCGACGACGTGATGGTGGTGACCAGCGAATACGACCAGTGGACCGGCAGCGACGGTCTCCGCGCCCGGGACCGGCTCGACATTCTCGGGCTTAGTACCGCCGGCCGGCTCGTCGTCGTCGAGCTCAAACGCGACGCCGCACCCGGGGACACCCATTTACAGGCGATCAACTATGCGGCGATGGTCTCGGGCTTCACGCTGGACACGCTCGCCGACGCGCACGCGACCTGGCTCACGAGGCGGGGAAACCCGACCGACCGGGACTCCGCTCGGGCACTGCTGCTCGAACATCTCGGCGGAGGTGAGCTCGACCCAGAGCTTCTGCGTAAGCCCAGGATCATGCTGATCGCCGGCGCGTTCCCACGGCAGGTCACCAACACGGCCGTCTGGCTCTCGCAGTTCGATCTGATTGTCGAATTGGTCGAGGTCGCCGCGTGGCGCTCGGACGACGGTTTCCTCGCGGGCTTCAACCGATTGTGGCCAACGACGGGTGCCGAGGAATTCACCCTCAGCCCGATGGCGCGGGCCGACGCTGAACGCGTTAGCCAGAAGGAGGTCCAGCGTTCCCGGGCGGCCTCGGCCGTACGGCGGCTCATTGACGCGGAAACACTCGCCGACGGCACCACACTCCGACTCACGCTCTCGGCTGTGCCGGCCGCGCAGCGGGCCAAACTCGACCAGTGGATACAACAGGAGCCGTCACGCGGCCGGGCCGCCTGGCAGAACGATCCTAAGGGCCCGCTGCGCTGGGAGGCCGACGGTGGGATCTGGACGCCCACCAGGCTGGTCCTGCACATCCTCGCCCAGGCAACCGGATCGGCGCCCGAATCGGTGCGCGGACCTATCTGGTGGGAGGTCGAAGCAGGACACAGCCTGGCGGACCTCGCCGAGGCCGTCCCGGGACAGAGCAGACGCGACTGGTCCGACCTGCACGCGTGCCTCGATGCCCTGCCCGCCGGACGCTGGACAACCTACGGCGATCTCGCGCAAGTAGTCGCCACCAAAGCCCAACCACTCGGCCAGCACATCGCCACCTGCCCGTCCTGCCAGAATCGGTGGCGCGTCCTAGACGCCGACGGAACGGTCGCCGCGGATTTCAAGTGGCCAGATCCCAGCCGCGCCGACACACCTCAACAGGTCCTCGAATCGGAAGGAATCACCTTCACCAACGGCACCGCCGACCCCTCGGTCCGTCTCAGTCTCACAGACGTCGCTAACCTCCTCCGTCGAGCCTCCTAA
- a CDS encoding phosphotransferase family protein gives MAKTSDPDGLYRIALASTDRSAGFYNHNVRIETPAGSVVVRIPIPGADTMDLTIWPEADVVRAIDPVIARVPRLVHSSVEPVYQVVEWIDGDVLDAVAPRGKPVPGHVVGDVGELFAQLGRVPLEQLPALPADWPLDGDTASFANRLSDITASVHARFLGEFGELFDGLGFPADPLGPVLERWQTLSPRPFRLLHTDIHRKNMIVDVDVTYFLDWELALWGDPVYDLAVHLHKMGYQADEEEAAQAAWLAAVPAGAAVEWRADLATYLAHERVKSAVVDSVRYAKLIAAGTEPPDAEAALVDKLTAKVRTAHAVWKSSRAPDHATVEGCVRSR, from the coding sequence GTGGCGAAGACCAGCGACCCGGACGGGCTGTACCGGATCGCACTGGCCAGTACCGATCGCAGCGCCGGCTTCTACAACCACAACGTCCGCATCGAGACGCCCGCGGGGTCGGTCGTCGTTCGCATCCCGATTCCTGGCGCCGACACCATGGACCTGACGATCTGGCCCGAGGCTGACGTCGTTCGGGCGATTGACCCGGTGATCGCCCGGGTGCCCAGGCTGGTGCATAGCAGCGTCGAGCCGGTTTACCAGGTAGTCGAATGGATCGACGGAGATGTGCTCGACGCGGTGGCGCCGCGCGGCAAGCCCGTGCCGGGGCACGTCGTCGGGGACGTCGGAGAGCTGTTCGCCCAGCTCGGTCGGGTGCCGTTGGAGCAGTTGCCGGCGCTTCCTGCCGATTGGCCGCTCGACGGTGACACTGCCTCCTTCGCGAACCGGCTGTCAGACATCACGGCCAGCGTGCACGCCCGGTTTCTCGGCGAGTTCGGCGAGCTGTTCGACGGTCTCGGCTTTCCGGCGGATCCGCTCGGGCCGGTCCTCGAACGCTGGCAAACCCTCTCCCCCAGGCCGTTCCGGCTACTCCACACCGACATCCACCGCAAGAACATGATCGTCGACGTCGACGTCACTTACTTCCTCGACTGGGAGCTCGCGCTGTGGGGCGACCCGGTCTACGACCTGGCCGTCCACCTTCACAAGATGGGCTACCAAGCTGACGAGGAAGAAGCCGCCCAGGCGGCCTGGCTCGCCGCCGTGCCCGCCGGGGCTGCGGTCGAATGGCGCGCTGATCTGGCGACCTATCTGGCGCACGAACGGGTGAAGTCGGCCGTCGTCGACTCCGTCCGCTACGCCAAACTGATCGCCGCCGGCACCGAGCCTCCAGACGCTGAGGCCGCGCTCGTCGACAAACTCACTGCCAAGGTCCGGACAGCCCACGCCGTCTGGAAATCCAGTCGCGCCCCCGACCATGCAACCGTTGAAGGTTGCGTTCGGTCCAGGTGA
- a CDS encoding metallophosphoesterase family protein: MTVRIAQISDLHFGRTAAAIAENLLADLRDLDATLVAVCGDLTQRAKDTEFQAARAFLGRLPAPALVVPGNHDLPVWPIWTRIARPWHPWRRQFGANPADVTTHSGDGLTAVGLNTARRSSLHVDWSRGRVNDRQVAAALRVFEESPRGDLRVLVAHHPFLLEPRAGGHGLVGRSDLALRQLHQRADLLLGGHLHLAYSGVADGLVVAQSGTTLSNRLRGEPNSYNLIEADGDQLTVETRQWNGDRFDTYERSTYARHDLDWSRTP; this comes from the coding sequence GTGACCGTACGGATCGCGCAGATCTCCGATCTGCATTTCGGCCGTACCGCCGCTGCAATCGCGGAGAACCTCCTGGCTGACCTACGCGACCTCGACGCCACCCTCGTCGCGGTGTGCGGTGACCTCACCCAACGGGCAAAGGACACGGAGTTCCAAGCGGCTCGCGCCTTTCTAGGCAGGCTTCCGGCTCCGGCGCTGGTCGTGCCCGGCAACCATGACCTGCCCGTCTGGCCAATTTGGACGCGCATAGCCCGGCCGTGGCACCCGTGGCGACGACAGTTTGGTGCCAACCCGGCCGACGTGACCACCCACAGCGGCGATGGGCTGACCGCGGTCGGGCTCAACACGGCTCGCCGGTCGAGCCTGCACGTCGACTGGTCGCGGGGCCGGGTCAACGACCGGCAGGTCGCGGCGGCGCTCCGGGTGTTCGAGGAGTCGCCGCGGGGCGATCTGCGGGTGCTCGTCGCGCATCACCCGTTCCTGCTCGAACCGCGGGCTGGCGGCCACGGCCTGGTCGGCAGGTCCGACCTCGCGCTTCGGCAGCTGCACCAACGGGCGGATCTGCTGCTCGGCGGCCATCTTCACCTCGCCTACAGCGGGGTGGCCGACGGCCTGGTCGTGGCGCAGTCCGGCACGACGCTGTCGAACCGGCTGCGGGGCGAGCCGAACAGCTACAACCTCATCGAGGCTGACGGTGACCAGCTCACCGTCGAGACCCGGCAGTGGAACGGTGACCGTTTCGACACCTACGAACGTTCGACCTACGCCCGGCACGACCTCGACTGGAGCCGGACCCCGTAA
- a CDS encoding saccharopine dehydrogenase family protein gives MGGRIVVFGATGYTGRLVTAELVAAGHRPVVAGRDRARVDALRARHDDLPGALADAADPDSVRRLVEPGDVLVATVGPFSRFGRPAVDAAIAAGAHYLDSSGEADFLRQVYEDAGPRAERAGVVLLPASGFDCVPGNLAGALALRDAGEEARRVDVAYQVVPPGGRLHRLGISSGTRATMLASAFSPVEMLRAGRLVTLPFGREVRTFRQDRSVLTGVLWAGTEARTLPRLAPRLTEAATYMVAGGRPARLARAASYPLAALSRLRVFTRLAGVAAAPALRVTGRGPDPAAQDATSTVVLATVADASGRQLATVRLEGVDPYVFTGRIMAWIAGQLASGAVTGHGALGPVEAFGVDGLEPAVAAAGLRRVGLPGVSSGSS, from the coding sequence ATGGGCGGACGCATTGTGGTGTTCGGCGCCACCGGCTACACCGGCCGGCTCGTGACCGCCGAGCTGGTCGCGGCGGGGCACCGTCCGGTGGTCGCGGGGCGTGACCGGGCGCGGGTCGACGCGCTGCGTGCCCGCCACGATGACCTGCCCGGCGCTCTGGCCGACGCGGCCGACCCCGACTCGGTGCGCCGGCTGGTCGAGCCTGGCGACGTCCTGGTCGCCACGGTGGGCCCGTTTTCGAGGTTCGGCCGGCCCGCCGTCGACGCAGCGATCGCGGCCGGGGCGCACTACCTGGACAGCAGCGGCGAGGCCGATTTCCTGCGCCAGGTGTACGAGGACGCGGGCCCACGGGCCGAACGCGCCGGCGTCGTGCTGCTTCCGGCGTCCGGGTTCGACTGCGTGCCCGGCAATCTGGCCGGCGCGCTCGCGCTACGGGATGCCGGCGAGGAGGCCCGGCGGGTCGATGTCGCCTACCAGGTCGTCCCCCCGGGCGGGCGGCTGCACCGGCTCGGAATCAGCAGCGGGACGAGGGCGACGATGCTGGCGTCCGCCTTCAGCCCGGTCGAGATGCTGCGGGCCGGCCGGCTCGTCACCCTTCCTTTCGGGCGCGAGGTACGGACCTTTCGACAGGACAGGTCGGTCTTGACCGGGGTGCTGTGGGCGGGAACCGAGGCGCGCACGCTGCCCCGGCTTGCGCCGCGGCTCACCGAGGCCGCGACCTACATGGTCGCGGGCGGCAGGCCGGCCCGGCTGGCGCGGGCCGCGTCCTACCCGCTCGCGGCGCTGTCCCGGCTGCGCGTCTTCACCCGGCTGGCGGGCGTGGCGGCGGCGCCGGCGCTGCGGGTCACGGGACGCGGGCCGGATCCGGCGGCCCAGGACGCGACCAGCACCGTCGTGCTCGCCACCGTGGCCGACGCCTCCGGGCGACAACTGGCCACGGTCCGTCTGGAGGGTGTGGATCCCTACGTCTTCACCGGCCGGATCATGGCCTGGATCGCTGGCCAGCTGGCGTCCGGCGCGGTGACCGGGCACGGCGCGCTCGGCCCGGTGGAAGCCTTCGGCGTCGACGGGCTCGAACCCGCCGTCGCGGCGGCCGGCCTACGCCGCGTGGGCCTGCCTGGAGTCAGCTCCGGATCCAGTTAG
- a CDS encoding phosphatase PAP2 family protein, translating into MWAWLSFENATASRSRFLTVHLALETLLIIVGFQLYSIIADHAPRHAQQALGRTDRVLRAERAVHLSPELWVNTWWARSHLREAVGNYYYDGPHFIVTALVLTLLLVLRPNQYRLYRDILFVASLLALVVFWLCPVGPPRLLPSAEFVDTVARVRTFGAGGQHGITSAENPFAAMPSLHVGWALWVAMASRALTDNRWLRALAWCYPALTTFVVMATGNHLLADAAAAAILLPLSSALVRVALGARETTFREPARREVASE; encoded by the coding sequence GTGTGGGCCTGGCTGTCGTTCGAGAACGCCACGGCGAGTCGCAGCCGCTTCCTGACGGTGCATCTCGCCCTCGAGACACTCCTCATCATCGTCGGCTTCCAGCTGTATTCGATCATCGCCGACCACGCGCCCCGCCACGCCCAGCAGGCACTGGGCCGCACCGACCGGGTCCTGCGGGCCGAGCGTGCGGTCCACCTGTCCCCGGAATTGTGGGTGAACACGTGGTGGGCGCGGTCGCATCTTCGCGAAGCGGTCGGGAACTACTATTACGACGGTCCGCACTTCATCGTGACCGCCTTGGTGCTGACGCTGTTGTTGGTGCTACGCCCCAACCAGTACCGGCTGTACCGGGACATTCTCTTCGTGGCGAGCCTGCTCGCGCTGGTCGTCTTCTGGCTCTGCCCGGTCGGACCGCCGCGGCTGCTGCCGTCGGCCGAGTTCGTCGACACGGTCGCGAGGGTGCGGACGTTCGGCGCAGGAGGACAGCATGGGATCACCTCAGCGGAGAATCCCTTCGCCGCAATGCCGTCGCTGCACGTCGGATGGGCGCTGTGGGTCGCGATGGCGAGTCGCGCGCTGACGGATAACCGATGGCTGCGTGCGCTCGCGTGGTGCTATCCAGCCCTCACCACCTTCGTCGTGATGGCGACGGGAAATCATCTTCTGGCGGACGCTGCCGCTGCCGCGATTCTCCTGCCGCTGTCGAGCGCGTTGGTGCGTGTCGCCCTCGGCGCGAGAGAAACGACGTTCCGCGAGCCCGCCCGGCGCGAGGTCGCCAGCGAGTGA
- a CDS encoding FAD-binding oxidoreductase, with the protein MSAQVLTLEGERQTLSDETVEEIRAIFRGAVLTADDVGYDEARIIQNAMLDRRPGLIVRCTGTADVVDAVKMATERNLLVAVRGGGHSIAGSCTADDALMIDLSVMRGVWVDPERRRVRVAGGATWGDVDRETQLHGLAVPGGVVSTTGVAGLTLGGGIGWLHRKYGLACDALRAADVVTVRGDIVRCSASEHEDLFWALRGGGGNFGVVVSFEFEAYPLGPVVWNGMVVYPIDAAAEVLPRWRDWTSTVPDEVTSRAMFWTLPAVPPFPPSVHNRDVFMMAALYAGDPDEGRRACRELGEFGRPLADMSQALSYRTAQSALDPLFPKGELQSYWKSVYLDRLDEETTGFVVRVGQDRPSPKTLVHAPLMGGAMSRVGATETAFGDRGARYILSLDGNWLDPADNDVNIRWVRDAYHEAVTLRAASGTYLNFGGDADLDDDDRVRAWGRNVERLRQVKRSYDPENRLRLNPNIPPAEN; encoded by the coding sequence ATGTCGGCACAGGTGCTCACGCTGGAAGGCGAGCGGCAGACACTCTCGGACGAGACCGTCGAGGAGATCCGCGCGATCTTCCGGGGGGCGGTTCTGACCGCGGACGACGTCGGGTACGACGAGGCGCGGATCATCCAGAACGCCATGCTCGACCGCAGACCAGGTCTCATCGTCCGGTGCACCGGGACCGCCGACGTCGTCGACGCTGTCAAGATGGCCACGGAGCGGAACCTTCTTGTCGCCGTCCGGGGCGGCGGCCACAGCATTGCCGGGAGCTGCACGGCCGACGACGCTCTGATGATCGACCTTTCGGTCATGCGGGGTGTCTGGGTGGACCCGGAACGGCGGCGTGTGCGGGTCGCGGGTGGTGCGACCTGGGGCGACGTCGACCGTGAGACGCAGTTGCATGGGCTCGCGGTACCTGGCGGGGTCGTGTCGACCACGGGTGTGGCTGGTCTGACGCTCGGGGGAGGAATCGGCTGGCTGCACCGCAAGTACGGGTTGGCGTGCGATGCGCTGCGCGCGGCCGATGTCGTGACAGTCCGTGGCGACATTGTGCGGTGCAGCGCGTCCGAGCACGAGGACCTGTTCTGGGCGCTACGTGGCGGGGGCGGCAACTTTGGCGTGGTGGTGTCCTTCGAGTTCGAGGCCTATCCGCTCGGTCCTGTCGTCTGGAACGGCATGGTCGTCTACCCGATTGACGCCGCCGCCGAAGTACTCCCGCGCTGGCGAGACTGGACGTCCACCGTCCCCGACGAAGTCACCAGCCGCGCCATGTTCTGGACGCTGCCAGCGGTGCCGCCATTTCCGCCCTCCGTTCACAACCGCGACGTGTTCATGATGGCTGCCTTGTACGCGGGTGACCCGGACGAGGGCCGACGGGCGTGTAGGGAGTTGGGCGAGTTCGGCAGGCCCCTCGCCGACATGAGCCAGGCCCTGTCGTATCGGACGGCGCAGTCCGCCCTCGACCCCCTCTTCCCGAAGGGTGAGTTGCAGAGCTACTGGAAGTCCGTCTATCTGGACCGACTAGACGAGGAAACGACCGGGTTCGTTGTCCGCGTCGGCCAGGACCGCCCGTCCCCGAAGACCTTGGTGCACGCGCCTCTCATGGGCGGCGCCATGTCGCGGGTCGGGGCGACGGAAACCGCGTTCGGCGATCGCGGCGCCCGATACATACTGAGCCTCGACGGAAACTGGCTGGACCCAGCCGACAACGACGTGAACATCCGCTGGGTGCGCGATGCCTACCATGAGGCCGTCACACTGCGGGCCGCGTCAGGCACTTACCTCAACTTCGGCGGCGACGCCGATCTCGATGACGACGACCGGGTGCGGGCCTGGGGACGCAACGTCGAACGCCTTCGGCAAGTGAAGCGCAGCTACGACCCGGAAAACCGCCTCCGGCTCAACCCCAACATTCCCCCCGCCGAAAACTGA
- a CDS encoding AAA family ATPase, which produces MAIAPRFRRVAALQREFVDREPLLAAFEEEIERLRTGAASPAPRILNVTGVGGIGKSRLLRELRVRAPKGWRTATLDLQVPAMRQQEDALAVLRAEFGGQGVRFDRFDIAYAVLWQRIHPHLRISRETLPFVEESGILTEIIDSVAGLPVFGTGLGLLKAAEKVTTDARRRFRIRHDETLSSLDDLPNAEIVDAVTYLFAEDLRDASAARPYVLTIDTYEALVPAPTRSGRTQLADVWLRDLVAQLDRGLVVIAGREPLRWDVYDTDWHGLIRTCPVDGLPMQARLALLGSSGIVEERELQRLAAASAGLPFYLHLAVDTGGPLPEGDATGPRLAQAAANQREILQRFLQHVASDEVRTLEVLGVARIFGVEIFRALTAALQLPGHVTAWESISSYSFVYPAGDQLRFHQLMAAALRDRLSEPARLELHRLVHAAWAARAFEDPESGGVTGQEASRTVDGRMLADPVAFREMVFHALQVGEVSGTDLLDLVEVAVRGGADGAAGGVLADLRDFLRDNPVRVTPELTETARVLDVETVLRRGEADQALELTPDQTWDASTPVGARLAVAAGQARRIAGQTSAALEIYNLVWSGDDDTARMGAGLWAADLHMCQGRFLDAERFATELDVIAERRHPEARGDVARLRHLAHRFAFDFDASLRLLYEATDHYQTARSYLGNANIKTNRAELLAFSDAELAIAEARAAIEVQTEIGAQHELGKCHTAIAVASLRLGRFGDAEAAFGDAVEALTRASYRSGLARARLYRAALEARRGQLDLAQASVRWAVSELEAAEVYPTLVLAAGIALRNLGIDDEDVTEACQRAEPSIQPLTTLDDLKGRIDVFARDLLGLGEASR; this is translated from the coding sequence ATGGCGATCGCGCCGCGTTTTCGTCGCGTGGCGGCGTTGCAGCGGGAGTTCGTGGATCGTGAGCCGCTGCTGGCGGCGTTCGAGGAGGAAATCGAACGGCTCCGCACCGGCGCTGCCAGTCCAGCTCCCCGAATCCTGAACGTGACCGGTGTCGGCGGGATCGGGAAGTCCCGGCTGCTGCGGGAACTGCGGGTTCGGGCGCCGAAGGGCTGGCGGACCGCGACGCTGGACCTTCAGGTGCCGGCGATGCGTCAGCAGGAGGACGCGCTCGCGGTCTTGCGGGCCGAGTTCGGCGGCCAGGGCGTGCGGTTCGACCGTTTCGACATCGCCTACGCCGTGCTGTGGCAGCGAATCCATCCGCACTTGAGGATCAGCAGGGAGACGCTGCCGTTTGTCGAGGAGAGCGGCATCCTCACAGAGATCATCGACTCGGTGGCTGGGCTGCCGGTGTTCGGGACCGGTCTCGGTCTCCTGAAGGCCGCGGAGAAGGTGACGACCGATGCCCGGCGCCGCTTTCGTATCCGGCATGACGAGACGTTGTCGTCGCTTGACGACCTGCCCAACGCCGAGATCGTCGACGCGGTCACGTACCTGTTCGCCGAGGATCTTCGGGACGCCTCAGCTGCCCGTCCCTATGTGCTGACGATCGACACCTACGAGGCGCTGGTCCCGGCGCCGACCCGGTCGGGGCGCACTCAGCTCGCCGACGTCTGGCTGCGTGACCTGGTCGCCCAGCTGGACCGCGGCCTCGTCGTGATCGCCGGCCGGGAGCCGCTGCGGTGGGACGTGTACGACACCGACTGGCACGGGCTTATCCGCACCTGTCCGGTCGACGGGCTGCCGATGCAGGCGCGGCTGGCGCTGCTCGGATCGTCTGGAATCGTGGAGGAACGCGAGTTGCAGCGGCTGGCGGCTGCGAGCGCAGGCCTTCCTTTCTATCTGCATCTCGCGGTCGACACAGGTGGCCCTCTCCCGGAAGGCGACGCGACGGGCCCACGCTTGGCACAGGCAGCGGCGAACCAGCGGGAGATCCTTCAGCGTTTCCTTCAGCACGTCGCATCTGACGAGGTGCGGACGCTGGAGGTTCTCGGTGTGGCGCGGATCTTCGGCGTGGAGATCTTCCGGGCGTTGACGGCTGCGTTGCAGCTGCCGGGACATGTGACCGCGTGGGAGTCGATCTCGTCGTACTCGTTCGTCTACCCGGCGGGCGACCAGCTGCGTTTCCACCAGCTCATGGCAGCGGCGCTGCGCGACCGTCTTTCCGAACCGGCTCGGCTGGAGCTACACCGGCTTGTGCATGCTGCTTGGGCCGCGCGGGCCTTCGAGGATCCAGAGAGCGGCGGCGTCACCGGCCAGGAAGCATCCCGGACCGTCGACGGGCGGATGCTGGCTGACCCCGTTGCCTTCCGGGAGATGGTCTTCCATGCGCTGCAGGTCGGCGAAGTGTCCGGGACCGACCTGCTCGACCTGGTCGAGGTCGCGGTCCGTGGTGGCGCCGACGGCGCGGCCGGCGGAGTGCTGGCCGACCTGCGCGACTTCCTGCGCGACAACCCGGTCAGGGTCACGCCCGAGCTGACGGAAACGGCCCGGGTTCTGGACGTCGAGACCGTCCTGCGCCGCGGTGAGGCCGACCAGGCGTTAGAGCTGACTCCTGACCAGACCTGGGACGCGAGTACGCCCGTTGGCGCCCGGCTCGCGGTCGCGGCTGGTCAGGCGCGGCGGATCGCGGGGCAGACCTCGGCCGCGTTGGAGATCTACAACCTGGTGTGGAGCGGCGACGACGACACCGCCAGGATGGGCGCTGGTCTGTGGGCCGCTGACCTGCACATGTGCCAGGGCCGCTTCCTCGACGCCGAGCGTTTCGCGACCGAACTCGACGTCATCGCGGAACGCCGCCACCCGGAGGCCCGAGGCGACGTGGCGCGGCTCCGTCACCTCGCGCACCGGTTCGCCTTTGACTTCGACGCTTCACTCCGGCTCCTCTACGAAGCGACGGACCACTACCAGACGGCCCGGTCGTACCTCGGCAACGCGAACATCAAGACCAATCGGGCGGAGCTGCTCGCCTTTTCGGACGCGGAGCTCGCAATCGCTGAGGCTCGGGCCGCTATCGAGGTGCAGACCGAGATCGGTGCCCAGCACGAGCTGGGTAAGTGCCACACGGCGATCGCGGTCGCGTCGCTGCGGCTTGGCCGCTTTGGTGACGCGGAAGCCGCGTTCGGCGACGCGGTCGAAGCGCTCACCCGGGCGAGCTACCGTTCAGGCCTTGCCCGCGCCAGGCTGTATCGGGCGGCGTTGGAGGCGCGTCGCGGCCAGCTCGATCTTGCGCAGGCCTCCGTGCGGTGGGCGGTCAGCGAGCTGGAAGCGGCGGAGGTCTATCCGACTCTGGTGCTGGCCGCCGGCATCGCGCTGCGGAACCTGGGAATCGACGATGAAGACGTGACGGAAGCCTGCCAGCGCGCCGAACCCTCCATCCAGCCGCTGACCACGCTCGACGATTTGAAGGGCCGTATCGACGTGTTCGCCCGCGACCTGCTCGGCCTCGGCGAGGCATCCCGATGA
- a CDS encoding TraR/DksA family transcriptional regulator, translating to MPEQIPDHLDFVGRGWHPLLTRLHEQLVAVSPSYSVQQVKEKYGTLRIHLYTGMLRHLNLGNTDWPDPDQAARYKDEDDAARALVHAAEQESARTCEACGNPGVPRDRAWIKTLCDDCAGHR from the coding sequence GTGCCTGAACAGATTCCCGATCACCTCGACTTCGTCGGCCGCGGCTGGCATCCCCTCCTGACCCGCCTGCACGAGCAGCTGGTCGCTGTCAGCCCCAGTTACAGCGTCCAGCAGGTCAAGGAGAAGTACGGCACCCTGCGCATTCACCTCTACACCGGAATGCTGCGCCACCTGAACCTGGGGAACACCGACTGGCCGGACCCCGATCAGGCAGCCCGCTACAAGGACGAGGACGACGCGGCTCGCGCCCTCGTCCATGCCGCCGAGCAGGAGTCAGCCAGAACCTGCGAGGCCTGCGGCAATCCAGGCGTGCCCCGGGACCGCGCCTGGATCAAGACCCTCTGCGACGACTGCGCCGGCCACCGCTGA
- a CDS encoding pentapeptide repeat-containing protein, which translates to MRWITDDFRVGYSQYYLCDYNVIPESVGLNQAFQGNTLVGAGGGHLAVVCGTHYGRIRITVEVRDDEPAAAFDGWAMAVDVSHHSNTGRTWLGDMDTGGPPELGNLTPGGPGWYRVRVRARGRDAARAAGSTGFDADPPIEEHAVSIWPALPAPDLVHRSEDEIAGGPRPAPSGPLPAFYPECRPGWASAPASDEPTELVPQRVEKIIDWTIAHYPGAQLVGALLAGRDLAFADFMAARLTGADLTGSILIKTKLTATDLAGARLSQANLDGADLANANLTGARLDDAILTGVHLSEGRLVDAVLTRANLHRADLVGADLTGADLTGARLDGVRWSDSPDWPETTHWPSPTLARHIRAHSDASPIRPTDFTVRSLTL; encoded by the coding sequence ATGAGGTGGATTACTGACGACTTCCGTGTCGGCTACAGCCAGTACTACCTGTGCGATTACAACGTGATCCCCGAGAGTGTGGGCCTGAATCAGGCCTTTCAGGGGAACACACTCGTCGGGGCGGGTGGCGGTCACCTGGCCGTGGTCTGCGGGACCCACTACGGGCGGATCAGGATTACCGTCGAGGTCCGCGACGACGAACCCGCCGCTGCCTTCGACGGCTGGGCCATGGCCGTAGACGTCAGCCATCACAGCAATACGGGCCGGACCTGGCTCGGCGACATGGACACGGGCGGGCCGCCCGAGCTGGGGAACCTGACGCCTGGCGGCCCTGGTTGGTACCGGGTTCGCGTGCGGGCGAGGGGACGCGACGCCGCGCGGGCCGCGGGTAGCACCGGCTTCGACGCTGACCCGCCGATCGAGGAACACGCGGTGAGCATCTGGCCGGCGCTGCCCGCGCCCGACCTTGTCCACCGCTCCGAGGACGAGATCGCCGGCGGCCCGCGGCCAGCCCCCAGCGGTCCTCTACCCGCCTTCTACCCGGAATGCCGGCCAGGCTGGGCGTCGGCGCCCGCGAGCGACGAGCCCACGGAACTGGTACCGCAACGCGTCGAGAAGATCATCGATTGGACCATCGCCCACTACCCCGGGGCCCAGCTTGTTGGCGCGCTCCTCGCCGGCCGGGATCTGGCATTCGCCGACTTCATGGCGGCTCGCCTCACCGGCGCGGATCTGACCGGCTCGATACTCATCAAGACGAAGCTCACCGCTACCGACCTCGCCGGGGCGCGTCTGTCTCAGGCCAACCTCGACGGCGCGGACCTCGCCAACGCCAACCTGACAGGCGCCCGGCTCGACGACGCCATCCTGACCGGCGTCCATCTCAGCGAAGGCCGCCTCGTCGATGCGGTCCTCACGCGCGCGAACCTCCACCGGGCCGATCTCGTCGGTGCGGACCTCACCGGCGCAGACCTGACCGGGGCGCGACTCGACGGCGTCCGCTGGTCGGACTCCCCGGACTGGCCGGAGACGACCCACTGGCCGTCTCCAACGCTGGCCCGGCACATCCGGGCCCATTCCGATGCGTCCCCGATCAGACCTACCGACTTCACCGTCCGCTCCCTCACCCTCTGA